The following nucleotide sequence is from Anolis sagrei isolate rAnoSag1 chromosome 11, rAnoSag1.mat, whole genome shotgun sequence.
aatctcctttggggtgacaccttctgctgtcaagaattcaatgactacaccttgcctaagtcacattgactgaccatctgtgcaagattccatactttgcactttaacaaccgTTCAATtgtaaggcttcctgccaaaatagaactgtagaggaaagtctactgaacaagccagtacctggcacataccagtactgccatctgttgaggagttaccaaggtggaggcattacttttataGGGTGATTGGGCCTCAGGCTTTCATCCTTGGAGGCCTTCCTTCCACAACAGTCTGCCCATAGTCTTGTCTGTTGCAGTGGAATGTGGGACTTGTGGAAGGGTCTCTCTGGAGACTGAAGTTCATCCTGGTTTTGCCATCTGTTGGGTTTGGACAAGTCATATACTCTCATCCCCAGAAAACTCTGCAGAAAtgtaaggcacacaataacatcagCAGCTTAGTTGGTGGAGagcctggtggcgcaatgggttaaacccttgtgcctgcaggaccgCTGATCGagaggtcggcggttcaaatccggggagcggggtgagctcccatctcagctctagcttcccatgcggggacatgagtgaagcctcccacaggatggtaaaacatcgaacaCTCGGGCAttctctgggcaacgtctttgcagacagccaattctctcccaactgaagtgacttacagtttctcaagtaacacacacaaaaaagttgcTCAGAGTACATTGGGTGTTACCCTGTTGTGTTCCCAAATGCTGGAGCTCTCATGGGGAGCAGTGGGTGGCACTGGACAAGCTATTGGCCAGGAGAGTCATTCCAAAACTCTTCACTAACGAAGTCCCACCAACTTTAGATATGGTGTAGATAGGGCTGGCACACTCTGGAAGCTGTAGCCCAGAAAAACATTTCTAAACTGTGTAGAAAGAGCTCACAATAGTGAAACCGCCATGCTGACGGTTCTAACTGGTGCCTGTCTTCTGTCACCCGCAGCAAAGAGTACCCCGTGATCTCCAAAAGCATCATGCGCCAGCGGCTGGTGTCCACCCACGGGCAGCTCTCTGGGAAGTCAGACGTCAGCTCCCTCCACGGCAGCCACCAGGGTCTCCAGCACTACCAGTACGAGAATGGTGCCCACATGCAGTTTGCCTCCTCGGACGGGCAGGACCTGCCCCTCAACACCTTCGCGGCACAAAGGGAGTCAGGGCTCTTCTATCACTGCCTCAAGCGGCGAGGTAAGAGCGgcctggagcagtggttcccaatctatggtccctggaccaccagtggtccacaagaactaaaataaggtctgcaccctcaccgttactacactgttgcaacaagagcaactggtcttatGAAACCCTCTTACCTAGCCGAGgcttactaaatatggttttctgtgggtgagcagatggtgactcctggatggcatatgttttgtatcagaagctagagctgatgtggtctatccaatggagttttctgaatcagcaccccaaataaccaaactgaatctaaagttgacaaaaacagatttgtaaccctttcggtactaatgttgcagagtggttcctggtcaaagtggtctctggtcaagaaagtggtctctagtcaagtggtccctggtcaagtagtcccttaTCAAAGTGGTCCATTgtcagagtggtctctggtcaagtaagtggtgcctggtcaagtggcccctggtcaaagtggtccatggtcagtGTGGTCTCTGGTCcagtaagtggtccctggtcaagtgatccctggtccagTAAGTGGTCCATGGTCAGTGTGGTTTCTGGTCCAGTAAGTGGCCCCTGGTCCagcaagtggcccctggtcaagtaagtggtccctggtcaaaaaaaggttggaaaccactgtcctGGAGCCAAAGGGGGAGTCAGGCACATGCCTGTGTTGAGAGACAGGAGACTGTCTGCAGGAAGAGGAGCTTTCCATCAGAGATGCACACTCATGGCTTTCCAGATGTGGCTGAATCTCAACTcccatcttctcttccttttgtctaAGTTGGAGTCAATGGGCGTTACGGTCCAGCCAGACTTGTGGGGGAATGCATCACCCCTTCTTATCTTACACAATGTCACAATCTAATACTTGAGCCATAGCTATTTCTGTTGGAAAGCAAGctcattgctgttgtgtgccatcaACTCGTTTCCGGCTTACAGCAATGCAAACGAGATCCCACATCCTGAGGATTTCTTTTTGTccagatcctgccaagaaaacctaggACAGCAAACTCTCAGGGCAGAGCATGAAATTAAGCATTGCTTTGCATTCTTTGAAGTCAAGGTAATCTCTTCCTTATCAAGGAGCAAACGTTTTGGTCCAGTGACCAGAGCCAGTTTGTATCTTCATCTTGTAAGATGCCGGGAGTTCTTTTTTGACACGAAGTCCTGGCAAATGTAGAGGaatttcattttttggggggtgggtgtgGGGAAGTGTTCATGATAAGTCACTTTAAAGCTCCTTGAACTTGTCAAAAGCAACACTACAAAAGCCCTGCGGCCTGCCTGTGAGTGAGATGAATGAAGAGCCCTCGCTAGATGTAAGGAAGCAGTAGCCCAAAGTCAGTTACACTCTCAACTGATAAAAAAGCTCCTCAAATTAAGATGGATTCGCATAGGAGGGACGGGCAATGCCATGCCTTTTTCCTACGGAGAGAGATCTTtcagggagaggagagggaatgGAGACATGGGGTTGGTTtgtgggaaggcaatggcaacacTCTCAAGTCACTAAACATTTACTAGTAGGTCAACAGAGGAATCTCTCAGTCCCAGAGGTTCAGAAAGACTAGTTACTAGAGGTATAAACAAAGCCATTTTAGGACTCACTCAACCTTTCCTTCTAGGTTTTGTTCCCGTTCTTTCTGGGGAAATCTCTGTACTGGAAGCTGGGagaaaatattctgggataaacaaaacatGCCTGGACCTCCAAAATTAAATttgaaagaacaggaacaaaattggGGATTTTCTAGTCTTTTGTAGTTCATATGGATTCACTCTAATgcctgtaaaggtaaaggtttttccctgacattaagtctggccGTGTCTgaatctgggactctggtgctcatctccatttctaagctgaagagccggcattgtccctagacacctccaaggttatgtggccactggcatgactgcatggagagatgtacctattgatttactcacatttgcatgtttttgaactgctaggtgggcagaagctggggttaacagtgggagctcaccctgctccccagattcgaacctgagaccttatggtcagcaagttcagcagctcagctgtttaacccactgtgccaccaggcactaggcaaatctatataaataaaaatgtaatgttcgtttgtgggattaatataactcaaaaaccacttgacaccaaatttggaaacaatacatgtatcaggccaaaaagtggtcatcactcataaaaacactgaaaaacacagcagaagagacttaaaaagccaaaaaagaaaccaaaatacattacaacgcatgcgcaaaacctcACATATACACGCATACACTTATACacacccgagtccccttgggaagatggtggtggggtataaataaattattattattattattattattattattattattattattattattaaaaagacacacaaaatatacatatacacagactgggccacagcaacgcgtggcaggggatggctagtgaaagATAAGATGTGTTTTAGCTGCCCAGAGTTTGCCACCATTTAGGAGAATGGAACCTCTTCCtttgggggggacgggacggacACTGAATCCTGATGGGAATTTTCACTGAGATCAGAAAATGTTCCCCAATTTACAGTGAAGGGACCCTGGTGGGCCATATTAGGAGAACCGAAGGTAGGGGAGCTAAGAAAGGCCTGGACTGTAATCTGGAGCCATCTGACATCTCCTTGCTTTGCTTTTCTGCAGAGGGTGCCCGCCACTTGGACCTCCCTTGCAAGCGCTCCTACCTCGACGCCTCTTCCTCCGTCGGAGAAGAGCACTATTTCCGGTCGCCGCCCCCCTACGACCAGCAAATGCTGAGCCCTCCTTACTGTGGCGACGTGACGCCCCGGGAAGCGTGCATGTACTCGAGCTCCGGTGCCGAAATCGCCGGTGTCTCCTCGGTGGAGGacctgcctccccctccccctcctcctctgagTTGCAATATGTGGACCTCGGTGGCCCCTTACACCAGCTACAGCGTTCAGACAATGGAAACGGTGCCCTACCAGCCCTTCCCGGCCCACTTCACTGCCACCACCATGATGCCGCGCCTCCCCACCATCGCAAACCAGAGCTCCCAGCCTCCGGGCAACAGCCCCTTCTCTGTCTACAACCAGCTCTCGCAGTCTCAGGCCCGGGAGAGGGTTCCTCCGTCGTCCTTCCCGAGGGAAAGGGTGCACCCCTCGGTTTGTGAAAGGAAGCCCCCCTCGCCCCACCTCAGCACGGCCAACGAGTTCCTGTACTCGCAGACCTTCTCGCTCTCCAGGGAGTCCTCCTTGCAGTACCATTCGGGAATGGGGACGGTGGACAACTGGACCGATGGATGATTCCATCAAGCGGGACTCTTTGCACCGGGACAGCGATGACTCAGTGTTAATACCTGTGGGTAACTTGCACTTCCAGGACACTTACAGAAAACCGGCCTCCCCAGGGGTGTGCCTACAAAGAGCTGGTTTGTCCCTAGACCTCAACACCCATCTCTATCGGGGAGGGAAGTGGGGGGACCTAGTGGGGTACAACGCAACTCTTGGTTTCATGGCCTGGATCCACCAGCTAGGGCCACCCCAAAGAAAAGACTGTCTCAATGCATTCATGACATACTCAGAAATCTAGAAGCCAAACCAACCAGCAAAAAAAATACCCAGTGCCTTTCACACAAATAGTTCAGAAAATCCAGCTCAATTTTCAGCCATTTTTGCAGAGGCAGATAAAAAACAGAAGGAGAAATGGCTGAACCAAAGGCTGTTAGCGGTGGGCCAAAATGCTTCATTTGATGGAAGCTAGGTAGAACAGTGCAGTCTTCTATTGTTACTCTTTCTCTTGCACAATATCACAGTACGAGGGGAATGTCTGTCAAtgctccttcattcccttcccaaAGAGACCTGGGCTggcattaggtaaaggtttccccttgacattaagtctagttgtgtccaaatcTGTGCGGACATGCACAGAGCCGGCATtccctgtagacacctccaaggtcatgtggttggcatgactgcatggagcgcccttcccttcccaccaaagtgatatctactcacatgttttcaaacctgtgccagctcaggtcctccctctttaaaaatttcagcagggatcccatcaggtccgctggctttgttatttttttgttggctgatggcatttctgacttcttccaaactgggcagtgttgcaagctcatccctggtttgttgttgtgggatttgtgagatctattcacatttgcaagtttttgaactgctacgttggcagaagctggggctaacagcaggagctcaccccgctccctggatttgaaccgctgaccttctggtcagcaagttcagcagcttagtggtttaacccgctgcaccaccccTTGCTATGCCTTCAGTTGAAACATATAACCCTTCAAAAACCAAACTTTCTTTCCCTGAGCACACTGTGGGAGAAAAGTAATACTTTTCACGGCCATTATTATTCATagttaccagcattaaaaaaagttATTAATAACCAAGCTTTGCAGAAAGCTAGCAACCACAAGGATAAACATCAAACCAATCAAAGCAATTCCATCGTCCTTGTTagaattcaaggcagcttaccaaATAAAAAGGATTCCAAGACACCTAAAAACACAGAACGAGTTAAGGTTAAATTAGAATTAAGCCAATCATAACAAAGGgaaactttttttgtgtgtgtgtcaggagtgatttaagaaattggtgtgagagaatgggctgtctgcaaggacgttgcccaggggacgttgctcAGATTTTTTGTGGGAGGattgtctcatgtccccgcatggggagcaagaggtgacagagggagctcatctgcactctccccaaattctttcaccatccttgtgggaggcttttctcatgtccctgcatgggaagctggagctgacagagggaactcatccacactttccctggatttaaacctccgacctgttggtcttcagtcctgccggcacaacctGTTCCGCTACTGAGgaaacattgggttgctgtgagtgttctgggctgcctggccatgttccagaagcattctctcctgacgtttctcccacatctaggTTGTGAGGTTTGAAACCTTCCCTTTCAAAGCTCTTCACAGGTATTCCTCAGTCTAGTACACATACATTTCTAAATTTCTGGGATCAAATGGGAGCCCGTTGCCTGATGGGTCCAAGCCAAGGAGCAAGGTGCCAAAGGGGAAGGATTCCCTACTCAAATAAATGAGGGGAAAAGGAATACAATGATCCGGGCCACTAAAAGAAAGTTATTTTTTCACCCAGAACCACCCTACCTTTGTTCAATCTGGCCTGTGTGTAGGCTTTTAATAACCCAAATGGGAACTCACAAGTGTTTGCATGCTGAATCATTATTTATATCTTATCTATATATCGATATATAAAAGTATCTCTCTGTCTTTCACCAATGCAGGCCCCCCACACCTTCCGTTCCGCTTTGCTTTCCCAAAATGAGATATGAATGTTGCAAGGgactttgataaaaaaaaaaaagacaactaTTTAAGACGTTTGTTTTTCAAAGGACCCCCCGTCGGGATGTAAAAAACGTAAAGATTTGGTTAGATGAGTCATATATATATGTTACAGATAAATCTCTATTAGAATCCACGTTAGGTTAAAGCCAGCCTGGCCTTTGTTGGTTTGTGTAAAGCTTTGTTAACAATACTATGGACATTTTAttttacatatctatctatcgatattataaaagtgaaaacacatttgtatgtatgtatatatgtatgtatgatcCGGGATGACTCTGACATGgcttgatggagctggaccaaacctggGAAACAGGGAAACAGAGgatgataggaattgtagtttactcACATGCAGAGAGCCGTGTATGAAGGTATAGATATATGGCTGTCTtggtgtaataatagtaataatacactttgtctatattccgctcttcttcagagtggattacagcatttacacacataggcaaacaatcaatgcctttacaatcatatacaatgagacaaacaaacacaaacaaaggcagaggcttctcctttcatttccggcttctgtaTGTGTGTACTGCAGATCAGTGCCTGGGTGTATCCACCACAACCTAGGGCTAATGGGAATTCAACACTAAACCTATCTGGGTTCGTATGGAGACGGCACCCACCAGATCTTGGGGTCATGCGAGTTCCTGCtggccagataataataataataataataataataataataataataatacactttatttatattctgcctttctcttcGAGGGGACTCAAGAGTGGATTTATAGcagatataggcaaacattcaatgccttacagtcacatacaattttttttcgtgtcaggagcgacttgagaagttgcaagttgcttctggtgtgagagaattggccgtttgcaaaaacattgcccaggggacaatgtTTTCTctcatattgacaagctggaaagtgtccagaagagggcgactaaaatgatcaagggtctggagagcaagccctatgaggagtggcttaaagagctgggcatgtttagcctgaagaagagaaaactgagaggagacatgacagccatgtataagaatgtgagaggaagtcatagggaggagggagcaagcttgttttctgctgccctggagacttggacgcaagggagcaatggcttcaaactacaaggaaagagataggaagaacttcccaactgtacgagagagctgttcaacagtggaactctctcccccggagtgtggtggaggctccttctttggaggctttgaaacagaggctggatggctttgaatgcaattttcctgcttcttggaaagaagttggactggatggtccatgaggtctcttccaactctacaattctgtgGTTCCATGATTCtagtccctgcatgagaagctggagctgacaggtgggagctcaccctgctccccagattcaaactgctgatctttcGATCAGCTGTCCTGCCTgcacagtatctattgatctattcacaattACATGTTTCTGaattgctagtttggcagaagctggagctaactaTAGGAGCACACCCCAtcccgtggatttgaaccaccaacattCCAgtgagcaagttctgcagcttagtggtttaacccgctgcaccaccgcgGCCCCTACTCCtttcatatatacacatagacatatacacacacatctcaaGGCCTTGGGGAGAGTGTAGATCCCACAGGCCTTTTCAGATCTTGAGTGGGATTTGTATTTGTGACGCTGGCCTTTTCCTCTTTGGTACGTTCCCCCCACGCAAGCCCCTCATTTCCTTTGGCGTTTCTACCCATGTTGGATTTGGCCCACTCTGGGCGTAGAACAAATATTATAGCAGATTGCGAGGGATTTGTACGTCATGCTAAAATATGCCAGAAATTAAAGGAGCTAAACTTAATCCACGGGTGAAGAAAAAAAGACGGGGAAAGGAGAGGGATTTGCTAGCATTGGCAACCTCTGTGTTCGGAAAACGCCAACATCTGGAGCACCAAAAAAAAGGCACTTTTTGGCAGGAATGTTTTCTTACGAAGGAGGAAAGGGTCTCTGTCTCCATTCTGGAAAATATGGGCCGCTCCACATTACTTTTATGATGTCATTAAATAATTCTTATTGTAGCGTGGAGAAAAAGAATGCCTCCTTTGAAGGGGAACGCTCCCCCAGGACAGCCGGAGGGAGCAACACGCCACAAGTGTAATCCCCCTCCAGCCAATCAGGATTTCCCC
It contains:
- the TBX4 gene encoding T-box transcription factor TBX4 isoform X1, with product MTQAMLQEKSLSEPEDGFAAPQPPVHVETTTGSPVLGVAGVSSTPLNSPQVPDPEQTIENIKVYLHEKELWKKFHEAGTEMIITKAGRRMFPSYKVKVTGMNPKTKYILLIDIVPADDHRYKFCDNKWMVAGKAEPAMPGRLYVHPDSPATGAHWMRQLVSFQKLKLTNNHLDPFGHIILNSMHKYQPRLHIVKADENNAFGSKNTAFCTHVFPETSFISVTSYQNHKITQLKIENNPFAKGFRGSDDSDLRVARLQSKEYPVISKSIMRQRLVSTHGQLSGKSDVSSLHGSHQGLQHYQYENGAHMQFASSDGQDLPLNTFAAQRESGLFYHCLKRREGARHLDLPCKRSYLDASSSVGEEHYFRSPPPYDQQMLSPPYCGDVTPREACMYSSSGAEIAGVSSVEDLPPPPPPPLSCNMWTSVAPYTSYSVQTMETVPYQPFPAHFTATTMMPRLPTIANQSSQPPGNSPFSVYNQLSQSQARERVPPSSFPRERVHPSVCERKPPSPHLSTANEFLYSQTFSLSRESSLQYHSGMGTVDNWTDG
- the TBX4 gene encoding T-box transcription factor TBX4 isoform X2 — its product is MLQEKSLSEPEDGFAAPQPPVHVETTTGSPVLGVAGVSSTPLNSPQVPDPEQTIENIKVYLHEKELWKKFHEAGTEMIITKAGRRMFPSYKVKVTGMNPKTKYILLIDIVPADDHRYKFCDNKWMVAGKAEPAMPGRLYVHPDSPATGAHWMRQLVSFQKLKLTNNHLDPFGHIILNSMHKYQPRLHIVKADENNAFGSKNTAFCTHVFPETSFISVTSYQNHKITQLKIENNPFAKGFRGSDDSDLRVARLQSKEYPVISKSIMRQRLVSTHGQLSGKSDVSSLHGSHQGLQHYQYENGAHMQFASSDGQDLPLNTFAAQRESGLFYHCLKRREGARHLDLPCKRSYLDASSSVGEEHYFRSPPPYDQQMLSPPYCGDVTPREACMYSSSGAEIAGVSSVEDLPPPPPPPLSCNMWTSVAPYTSYSVQTMETVPYQPFPAHFTATTMMPRLPTIANQSSQPPGNSPFSVYNQLSQSQARERVPPSSFPRERVHPSVCERKPPSPHLSTANEFLYSQTFSLSRESSLQYHSGMGTVDNWTDG